CATTAGAGAAATTTGACCCAAATCGTGATTTAAAGTTCGACACGTATGCTTCTTTCCGGGTGCGAGGAGCAATCATAGATGGCCTAAGAAAAGAAGATTGGCTACCACGGAGTTCACGTGAAAAGGCTAAACGAGTAGAAGCGGCGATTGATAAATTAGAGCAAAAACATTTGCGAAATATTTCCACGAAAGAAATTGCAAATGAACTTGGCTTAACAGAAGATGAAGTTATTGGTGTGATGAATGAAGGTTTTTTTGCAAATGTATTGTCTATTGATGATCAATTGTTTGATCAAGATGATGGCGAAAGTATTGGGTTTACTGTGAAAGATGATAACCAGGTAACACCGGAAGAAAAGATGATTAATGATGAATTAATCAGTCAGTTATCTGAAGTTATCACTCAATTAAGTGAAAAAGAGCAGCTTGTTATAAGCTTCTTTTACAAAGAAGAATTAACTTTAACAGAAATTGGTCAAGTTATGAACCTATCAACTTCAAGAATCTCACAAATTCATTCTAAAGCGTTGTTTAAATTAAGAAAAATATTAGAAAATGTAATACATTAATATTTTTCATAGAATCATTAGCACAATCATGAGGTAAGCCAACAAGACTTTACAAACAAACATCAGTATTGTGCTTCGTAAAGGTGAGGATGATATGAGCTTAAAAAATATAGAAATGCAAATTGCTCTGCCTCGCACTCATGATGCTGGGAAGATTCAAGAACAGCTCAATCAAAGAAATCAGATTAATCATGATCAACTTGCACATTCTATACAAAAGGAAGTAGACTTAAAAAGATCGCAGGTCCAGGAAAATCAAGAAAGTGAAAAGTTACAATTAAAAAGGGATCAATCAGAGCAACATCATAATCAGAAGAAAAAGAAAAAAGAAGAACAAAAACAAGAGGAGAATCCTGACCACCCCTATAAGGGGAAAACAATTGATTTTTTTGGTTAAGAGAGGATGCCTATGCCGACTATATTACTTTTCATAAGTTTACTACTTCATGTAGTAGCTTTTTATTTTATCGTTGTTCTTTATATGAAATACTCTACAATAAAAAATATATCTGATACACAGCGTCAGTTACTTGAAGAAACAGAAAATTCTATGACAAGTTTTCTTATTGATATTAAGGATGAGAATGACAGACTTATTGAAAAGTTATTGAAAACTTCTAATTCAATTCCTCAAAAAAAAGAAGAACATCATTTCAATCCAATTAATCAAGATCAAAAAGCTAGTCATGTTGAAATACAAAAACCTGATAAACAAGTTGATGAACATGAACTTCCTGATCACTTATTAAATGTTGATCAAGTGGAGGATATCGTTGAAATTAATCAACCTAAACAACAAAAAAATCCATCTTTTGAAGAAAAAGCTATAAATCTTTATAAAGAGGGACATACTATTGAACAAATTGCGAAACGGTTGAATGTTGGTAAAACAGAAATCGAGCTTCTTTTAAAATTTCGTCAATTATAATTGAATCAAAGCGTTGTTTAATGAGTAATCAAATAATATTGTTAAGAAGTTTTACTTTACTCTTGAATGTGGTAGGTTAATATGGTATATTAATTTTTGGTGTTATTACACACGCTTATAGATTTAAGTATTGGTGCTGTTAACCTTATCATAAAATTATATGCTTAAAGATAACAGTTATGCTTAAAGATGATATAAGCGGAGGAGATCAAAACCATTAGGAGGAACAAATTAATGTCAGTAATTTCTATGAAACAATTGCTTGAAGCTGGTGTTCACTTCGGTCACCAAACACGCCGTTGGAACCCAAAAATGAAACGTTACATCTTCACTGAGCGTAACGGTATCTACATCATCGACCTTCAAAAAACAGTTAAAAAGGTTGAAGAAGCTTACAAATTCGTTAAAGAACTTGGAGCTGAAGGTGGTACAATCCTTTTCGTAGGTACAAAAAAACAAGCACAAGATTCAGTTAAAGAAGAAGCAGAACGTTCTGGAATGTACTTTGTAAACCAACGTTGGTTAGGTGGTACATTAACAAACTTTGAAACAATCCAAAAGCGTATCAAACGTTTAAAAGATATTCAAAGAATGCAAGAAGATGGCACTTTTGAAGTACTACCAAAGAAAGAAGTAGTACAACTTAACAAAGAGCTTGAGCGTCTTGAAAAATTCCTTGGTGGAATTAAAGACATGAAGCAATTACCAGATGCATTATTCATTATTGATCCTCGTAAAGAGCGTATCGCTGTTGCAGAAGCTCGTAAATTAAACATCCCGATCGTAGGTATCGTTGATACTAACTGTGATCCTGATGAAATTGATTACGTAATCCCTGCAAATGATGATGCAATCCGCGCTGTTAAGCTTCTAACTGCAAAAATTGCAGATGCAATTTTAGAATCTAAACAAGGTGAAGAAACTACACCTGCTTAATGTGCAAAAGGTGATAAGGGGGAATGACCTTTTATCACCTTTTTTTAAAGTAAGTTACATAAGAAATAACTAAATCTGGGCATCTTGGAAACCATAAGGAGAAACCTTAGGTCTCTATAATAAACTGCCTATTGTTATCATATCCACTTATTTAAAATAATGGATGGTTAGAATCATTTAAAAACCCATATGACTTTAAGGAGGAATACCGTAATGGCAGTAACTGCACAAATGGTAAAAGAATTACGTGAAAAAACAGGCGCTGGAATGATGGATTGTAAAAAAGCGTTAACTGAAACTAATGGAGATATGGATCAAGCAATCGACTATCTTCGTGAAAAAGGTATTGCTAAAGCAGCTAAAAAGGCTGATCGTATTGCTGCTGAAGGTTCTACATTAGTGAAAGTAAACGGTAATGAAGCAGTAATCTTAGAAGTAAACTCTGAGACTGATTTCGTAGCGAAAAACGAAGGTTTCAAAGAATTAATTAACGGTTTAGCTGATTTCTTACTTGAGAAGAAGCCTGCAGATGCAGACGCAGCTTTATCTGAGACAATGAGCAATGGCACAACTGTTGCTGATTACATCAATTCTGCAATTGCTAAAATCGGAGAAAAAATCACTCTTCGTCGTTTTACTGTATTATCAAAAACTGACAATGATGCATTTGGTGCATACCTACATATGGGAGGACGTATCGGCGTTCTAACATTACTAGAAGGTACAACTGATGCAGATGCTGCAAAAGATGTTGCAATGCATGCAGCTGCTGTAAATCCTAAGTATGTATCACGTGATCAAGTTTCTGCTGAAGAAGCTGAGCATGAGCGTAAAATCTTAACTGAACAAGCTCTAAACGAAGGTAAGCCAGAAAATATTGTTGCAAAAATGGTTGAAGGTCGTCTTGGTAAATATTTTGAAGACATCTGTTTACTTGACCAAAGCTTTGTTAAGAATCCAGATCAAAAAGTTAAAGAATTTGTTCAATCTAAAGGTGCAACTGTAAAAACTTTCATCCGCTATGAAGTTGGAGAAGGTATTGAAAAGCGCCAAGATAACTTTGCTGAAGAAGTTATGAGTCAAGTTAAAAAATAAGTATTAATATGTACACAAATAAGATTTCATAATCGAAGTTGTGTACAGATACATGTTTTTCTTATAATGGAAAAAGGGAACACAGCATGTGTTCCCTTCTTTTTAGAGAGATGGGACCTATCTAAAGCTGTGTAGGATTTTAAAGAATCTAAGCCGAATAACACGGATAAAATAGAATTGAGAGTAAATTCATCAGTTCATGTTAGTTACACATTAATATCCATGAAAAAAGCTTAGTATTTATCATGCGGAACAGAGAGTTGGAGGTAATCATGAGTAAACCTAAATATCAACGTATTGTACTAAAATTAAGTGGTGAAGCACTTGCGGGTGATAATGGATTTGGAATTAACCCTTCAGTTATTCAGTCAATTGCTAAACAAGTGAAGGAAATTGCTGAACTAGATGTTGAGGTAGCTGTTGTCGTTGGAGGCGGAAACATTTGGCGCGGTAAAATCGGTAGTGAAATGGGAATGGACCGTGCAACCGCCGACTACATGGGAATGCTTGCAACTGTCATGAACTCACTTGCTTTACAAGATAGCCTTGAAACACAAGGAATTCAAACACGTGTTCAAACATCTATTGAAATGAGACAGGTTGCGGAGCCATACATAAGAAGAAAAGCAATTCGTCACCTTGAAAAGAAACGCGTTGTGATCTTTGCTGCTGGTACCGGAAATCCATATTTCTCTACAGATACGACTGCGGCATTACGTGCTGCAGAAATTGAAGCAGATGTTATTCTTATGGCGAAAAACAATGTGGATGGTGTTTATAACGCCGACCCTAGAATTGACAAAGATGCTGTTAAATATGAAACTCTTTCATACTTAGATGTACTTAAAGAAGGTCTTGCTGTAATGGATTCAACTGCGTCTTCTTTATGCATGGATAATGATATCCCATTAATTGTCTTCTCAATTATGGAAGAAGGTAATATTAAGCGTGCCGTGATTGGCGAAAATATTGGAACAATTGTAAGGGGGAAATAATCTTGGCTAAACAAATTTTAGCAAACACAAAAGAAAAAATGGAAAAAGCTGTTGCTTCTTTAACTCGTGAATTAGCTTCAGTAAGAGCTGGACGTGCTAGTGCAAACTTATTAGACAAAATTTCAGTTGACTATTATGGGGCTCCAACACCTGTTAATCAACTTGCATCTATTAGTGTGCCAGAAGCAAGACTTTTAGTTATCCAACCTTATGATAAAACTGTTTTAGGTGATATCGAAAAGGCTATTTTAAAATCTGACTTGGGTTTAACACCTTCAAATGATGGTTCTCTTATTCGACTTTCTATTCCTGCTCTAACAGAGGAAAGACGTAAGGAACTTGTTAAGTTAGTTAAAAAATATGCAGAAGAAGCAAAAGTTGCAGTGCGTAATATTAGACGTGATGGTAATGACGACCTGAAGAAATTGGAAAAAAACGGGGATATTACTGAAGATGAATTACGTGGCAACACTGAAGAAGTACAAAAGTTAACAGATGATTATATTGTGAAAGTTGATCAAGTTGCAAAAGATAAAGAAAAAGAAATCATGGAAGTTTAAGTGGAAAATCTGTACAATAGGAATGGAAAGACCCTCTAATGTTTACAGGGGGTTTTTTTGTTAAAGATAAGAGAATATGATATCTTTACTTAATATTGGTGTCTAGATGAAGCGCCTAGCCTCTTGAGGTCATAAGCCACAAATGAATTGAAGACAAAGAGCCTCTTCTATTCATTTGTTTCTTATGCTTGTGAAATTGAGCAAGGCGTTTACGTTTTTCTTATAGTTTAACGTCATCATGGTAGAAAGAGATCATGAATTATTGGGTGATGGAGGAATCACATGCTCAACATATTAAAGAAATGGAAAGGAAACCCTCGGCCTTCCAATGAACAAACGTTAAGTAAAGAGGACATTTTAAAGGGAGAAATTCCAAAACATATTGCCATTATTATGGATGGAAATGGAAGGTGGGCAAAAAAACGTGCCTTACCTCGGATAGCAGGACATCATGAGGGCATGAAAGTTGTCAGAAAGATAACGAAACAGGCTAATTCACTTGGTGTTAAAACTCTTACTTTGTATGCTTTTTCAACTGAAAACTGGAAACGCCCTAAGGTAGAAGTAGATTATTTAATGAAGTTACCTGAAGAATTTTTAAATACTTATTTACCTGAGCTTATTGAGGAAAATGTACAGGTTCGCATTATGGGGGATAAAAACAGACTCCCTGTGCATACATTAAGTGCTGTTGAAAAGGCTATAAATGAGACAAGTGATAACGATGGTCTTGTTTTAAATTTTGCATTGAATTATGGCAGTCGTGCTGAAATTATTACTGCAGTTCAACAGATTGCTAAAGATATTGATAGTGGTAAAATAAACGGTAATTCAATTGATGAATCGCTTTTCTCCAATTATTTAATGTCTCAATCACTAGATGATCCTGACCTATTAATACGTACTAGTGGTGAAATCCGTTTAAGCAATTTTATGTTATGGCAACTAGCCTATACAGAATTTTGGTTCACTGAAGTATTGTGGCCTGATTTTAATGAACAATGTTTTTTACAAGCAATACACACATATCAACAAAGAGGACGCAGATTTGGTGGCGTATAAAGGTGATGAAATTTTAAATGAAACAACGAATTCTTACTGCAATATTAGCTGCAGCAGTTTTTCTTCCATTTGTTATATACGGAAATCTTCCGTTTACAATATTTGTTTATTTACTAGCATCAATTGGATTGTATGAATTGTTAAGAATGAAAAAAATATCGTTAGTAAGTTTTCCTGGATTAATTAGCTTATTAATTTTATGGGTTCTATTAATTCCAAATTCTTATATAACAATATTAAACGATATAAATTTTTCTAAGGCTGAATTAGCATTACTAGCTTTGTTATTTTTGTTAACTTACACGGTTATTACGAAAAATAAGTTTACATTTGATGATGTTGGTTTTGTTGTAATTTCTGTATTTTATCTTGGGATCGGTTTTTACTTTTTTATTGAAACAAGGCATTCTGGCTTGGCAGAAGTATTTTACGCATTATTTTTAATATGGGTAACTGATTCAGGAGCTTATTTTGTCGGTCGGGCAATGGGGAAAAACAAGCTTTGGCCCGAAATAAGTCCGAATAAAACAGTAGAAGGGGCAGTGGGTGGAGTTTTATTTGCTGTTATTTTCGCTTGGGTGTACCACATGTTTACTGGAGTTTTAGATTCTTTCCTTATCATTACGGTTATGACAATCTTTCTCTCTGTTTTTGGACAAATTGGAGACTTGGTTGAATCTGCATTCAAACGCCATTATCAAGTAAAGGATTCTGGTTCAATTCTTCCGGGCCATGGTGGTATTTTAGATCGATTCGATAGTCTATTATTTGTATTACCTCTACTTCACTTTTTAAATATTCTTTTTTAAAAATGTTTAAGTCCATAACATTAATGTGATGGATATTAGTAATACGCATTTCTTTTTGATTGGAAGTGACTTTGTGAAGAAAATAAGTTTACTTGGAGCTACTGGTTCGATAGGAATCCAAACTTTATCAGTAATAGAAGCACACCCTGATGAGTTTGAGCTAGTTTCCATGTCTTTTGGAAGAAATATAAAATCGGGAATTGAAATCATTAGAAAATTCAACCCTCGATTTGTTGCGGTTCAAGATAAAGAAACATATGAAAAATTGAAACTTGAGCTTGAAATCGATAAAATAAAAATCGGTTACGGACAAGAAGCATTAATAGAGGCGGCTATATTTGATGATGTTGATTGTTTAGTTAATGCAGTTGTTGGTAGTGTAGTAGGCTTGTTCCAACGTTAAAAGCAATTGAAAACAAAATTACAATTGCAATTGCTAATAAAGAAACACTCGTAACAGCCGGTCACCTAGTAACAGAATATGCAAGGAAACACGAAGTTGACTTGTTACCAGTTGATAGTGAACATTCTGCGATTTTTCAATGTTTACAAGGTGAAAAATCAAAAAATATAAAACGTCTAATCATAACTGCATCTGGTGGGAGTTTTCGGGATAAAACGAGAGAAGAATTGACCAACGTTACAGTAGAGCAGGCTTTAAATCATCCAAATTGGTCAATGGGTGCCAAAATTACAATCGATTCTGCAACAATGATGAACAAGGGGCTCGAGGTGATTGAGGCACATTGGTTATTTAATATTCCTTATCAAAAAATCGATGTACTGTTACATAAAGAAAGTATTATACATTCTTTAGTGGAATTCCACGATCGTAGTGTGATTGCTCAGTTAGGAACACCAGATATGAGAGTTCCTATTCAATATGCATTAACTTATCCAGACAGACTTCCGCTTGAAAATGCTAAAAGACTTGAATTGTGGGAACATGGGAAACTTCATTTTGAAAAAATCAACTTTAATAGGTACAAATGCTTACAATATGCTTTTGATTCAGGTAAAATAGGTGGGACAATGCCAACTGTACTAAATGCTGCAAATGAAGAAGCAGTTGAAGCTTTTTTGAAGGGTAAGATAAAGTTCCTTCAAATTGAAGACTTAATTGAAAGAGCTATGGATAAGCATAAGAGCATCGCGCATCCAGATTTGGAGCAAATTCAAGAAGTTGATCAACTAACGCGAAATTTTGTACAAACATTAATCTCATAAAGGTGGTCATTCAAAATGAATACAGTGATAGCGTTTGTCCTTATTTTCGGTGCTCTAGTATTTTTTCATGAGCTAGGTCATTTAATGTTAGCAAATAGAGCTGGGATACTTTGCCGCGAATTCGCTATAGGGTTTGGTCCGAAAATTTTATCATTTAAAAAGAATGAAACAGTGTATACAATTCGACTCCTTCCTATTGGGGGATTCGTACGAATGGCTGGGGAAGATCCTGAGGTTATCGAGGTTAAACCTGGACACAATGTAGGATTATTATTTAACAAGGAAGACAAAGTTGAAAAGATCATTCTTAACAATAAAGAAAAATACCCTCAAGCACGTGTTATAGAGGTAGAAAATGTTGATCTTGAGCATAACATGTTTATCTCAGGCTATGAACACGGAGAAGAGGATTTTATTAAAAGATTCGATGTGAGTGAAACATCTTATTTTATTGTAGATGGTCAAGAAACACAAATTGCTCCTTATAATCGACAGTTCCAATCAAAAACTGTAGGTCAAAGGATTGCTGCTATTTTTGCAGGTCCGTTTATGAATTTTCTTCTTGCTTTTGTTATTTTAGTTTCCCTAGGTTTTATTCAAGGTGCACCAGTTGATGAACCAAGATTAGGGAAATTGACTTCTGATGGTGCTGCAAATGAGGCGGGGTTACAAGAGGGAGATGAAATTCATTCTATTGAAGGTGAATCAACATCTTCTTGGGGTGAAGTAGTATCAATCATTCAAGAAAATCCGGATAAAGAATTAACATTTGAAGTAGAACGTAATGGCGAAATGTTAAGCTTAGAAGTGGTGCCTGCAGCAACAAAGGTTGGTGAAACTGTCATTGGACGGATTGGTGCATATAATCCTGTTGATAAGTCATTCGGAAGTTCGTTAAAATATGGTTTTGTTGAAACGTATACGTGGACGAAAGAAATTTTAATCGGGTTTGGAAAGCTTGTGACAGGACAATTCTCAATTGATATGCTGTCAGGTCCGGTTGGTATTTATGACATGACAGATCAAGTTGCCGAGTCTGGGACAACTAATTTATTAAGATGGGCAGCACTACTAAGTATTAATCTAGGAATAGTTAACTTGTTGCCGATCCCAGCTTTAGATGGTGGTCGCTTATTATTTTTATTCATTGAGGCATTAAGAGGAAAGCCAATTGATCGCCAAAAGGAAGGTATTGTTCATTTTATTGGTTTTTCTTTACTTATGCTCTTAATGCTTGTTGTTACATGGAACGACATTCAACGCTTATTTCTGTAAAGAAGTTTAATTAAAATAGAGGTGCTCGTAAATGAAACAAAGTATGACGTTTATTCCTACTCTTAGAGAAGTTCCAGCTGATGCTGAAGTCAAAAGCCATCAGCTAATGCTACGAGCTGGATTTATTAGACAAAATACAAGTGGCGTGTATAGCTACTTACCTTTAGCACAAAAAGTACTAAAGAAAATTGAACAAATTGTTCGTGAGGAAATGAATAAAGCTGGAGCTTCAGAGTTATTAATGCCTGCATTGCAGCAGAGTGAACTTTGGCAAGAATCAGGTCGTTGGTATTC
This Metabacillus endolithicus DNA region includes the following protein-coding sequences:
- the rpsB gene encoding 30S ribosomal protein S2; translated protein: MSVISMKQLLEAGVHFGHQTRRWNPKMKRYIFTERNGIYIIDLQKTVKKVEEAYKFVKELGAEGGTILFVGTKKQAQDSVKEEAERSGMYFVNQRWLGGTLTNFETIQKRIKRLKDIQRMQEDGTFEVLPKKEVVQLNKELERLEKFLGGIKDMKQLPDALFIIDPRKERIAVAEARKLNIPIVGIVDTNCDPDEIDYVIPANDDAIRAVKLLTAKIADAILESKQGEETTPA
- a CDS encoding phosphatidate cytidylyltransferase, producing MKQRILTAILAAAVFLPFVIYGNLPFTIFVYLLASIGLYELLRMKKISLVSFPGLISLLILWVLLIPNSYITILNDINFSKAELALLALLFLLTYTVITKNKFTFDDVGFVVISVFYLGIGFYFFIETRHSGLAEVFYALFLIWVTDSGAYFVGRAMGKNKLWPEISPNKTVEGAVGGVLFAVIFAWVYHMFTGVLDSFLIITVMTIFLSVFGQIGDLVESAFKRHYQVKDSGSILPGHGGILDRFDSLLFVLPLLHFLNILF
- the rseP gene encoding RIP metalloprotease RseP, yielding MNTVIAFVLIFGALVFFHELGHLMLANRAGILCREFAIGFGPKILSFKKNETVYTIRLLPIGGFVRMAGEDPEVIEVKPGHNVGLLFNKEDKVEKIILNNKEKYPQARVIEVENVDLEHNMFISGYEHGEEDFIKRFDVSETSYFIVDGQETQIAPYNRQFQSKTVGQRIAAIFAGPFMNFLLAFVILVSLGFIQGAPVDEPRLGKLTSDGAANEAGLQEGDEIHSIEGESTSSWGEVVSIIQENPDKELTFEVERNGEMLSLEVVPAATKVGETVIGRIGAYNPVDKSFGSSLKYGFVETYTWTKEILIGFGKLVTGQFSIDMLSGPVGIYDMTDQVAESGTTNLLRWAALLSINLGIVNLLPIPALDGGRLLFLFIEALRGKPIDRQKEGIVHFIGFSLLMLLMLVVTWNDIQRLFL
- a CDS encoding FliA/WhiG family RNA polymerase sigma factor, which codes for MTLMTLTDEQVIWQKWIDVRDSHAGDALIKKYMPLVSYHVQRISIGLPKNVNKDDLMSLGLFGLYDALEKFDPNRDLKFDTYASFRVRGAIIDGLRKEDWLPRSSREKAKRVEAAIDKLEQKHLRNISTKEIANELGLTEDEVIGVMNEGFFANVLSIDDQLFDQDDGESIGFTVKDDNQVTPEEKMINDELISQLSEVITQLSEKEQLVISFFYKEELTLTEIGQVMNLSTSRISQIHSKALFKLRKILENVIH
- the pyrH gene encoding UMP kinase, with product MSKPKYQRIVLKLSGEALAGDNGFGINPSVIQSIAKQVKEIAELDVEVAVVVGGGNIWRGKIGSEMGMDRATADYMGMLATVMNSLALQDSLETQGIQTRVQTSIEMRQVAEPYIRRKAIRHLEKKRVVIFAAGTGNPYFSTDTTAALRAAEIEADVILMAKNNVDGVYNADPRIDKDAVKYETLSYLDVLKEGLAVMDSTASSLCMDNDIPLIVFSIMEEGNIKRAVIGENIGTIVRGK
- a CDS encoding isoprenyl transferase; translation: MLNILKKWKGNPRPSNEQTLSKEDILKGEIPKHIAIIMDGNGRWAKKRALPRIAGHHEGMKVVRKITKQANSLGVKTLTLYAFSTENWKRPKVEVDYLMKLPEEFLNTYLPELIEENVQVRIMGDKNRLPVHTLSAVEKAINETSDNDGLVLNFALNYGSRAEIITAVQQIAKDIDSGKINGNSIDESLFSNYLMSQSLDDPDLLIRTSGEIRLSNFMLWQLAYTEFWFTEVLWPDFNEQCFLQAIHTYQQRGRRFGGV
- the frr gene encoding ribosome recycling factor, which produces MEKAVASLTRELASVRAGRASANLLDKISVDYYGAPTPVNQLASISVPEARLLVIQPYDKTVLGDIEKAILKSDLGLTPSNDGSLIRLSIPALTEERRKELVKLVKKYAEEAKVAVRNIRRDGNDDLKKLEKNGDITEDELRGNTEEVQKLTDDYIVKVDQVAKDKEKEIMEV
- the tsf gene encoding translation elongation factor Ts, which codes for MAVTAQMVKELREKTGAGMMDCKKALTETNGDMDQAIDYLREKGIAKAAKKADRIAAEGSTLVKVNGNEAVILEVNSETDFVAKNEGFKELINGLADFLLEKKPADADAALSETMSNGTTVADYINSAIAKIGEKITLRRFTVLSKTDNDAFGAYLHMGGRIGVLTLLEGTTDADAAKDVAMHAAAVNPKYVSRDQVSAEEAEHERKILTEQALNEGKPENIVAKMVEGRLGKYFEDICLLDQSFVKNPDQKVKEFVQSKGATVKTFIRYEVGEGIEKRQDNFAEEVMSQVKK